One genomic region from Harpia harpyja isolate bHarHar1 chromosome 1, bHarHar1 primary haplotype, whole genome shotgun sequence encodes:
- the TCFL5 gene encoding transcription factor-like 5 protein isoform X1, whose translation MSGSAPEEPQTSIPQSTASVPDPAPVAVGPGGSSEVSFGEQNLSFTTTDVSLVEMMEIEYTQLQHILYSHTEAQASEGEVEARLNSFSSPGNSADPPPLHQTSLYTSQEGCSSNCSRNQLVYPVTCQSGLPSDSSSLSSNPHLGYTDFQELRMMLLSESNLPLNQTDKTPNSSSVEVPGCSLVKVKYGENFAGMNKENILVENSALAPEPRSKSAVRVRLEDRFNSIQTENPRCQEPQESGVTLNNLVTLIRQPSELIGVPLHQQENKCAALGKNKPAPAPPSLQFTYPLFTMNACSTAGSANPSQAQVDNTSGTSCTVLEAAKHQDLGIPRTLSFCYQEIESTKQTVDVMNKALPEEVWIKVGEDTLCKKAINRRSCSRISPLDPNTDRKPLGEIQNMRDDSQSTASAQGRWQSAQSNSSMQVQSGTQDGIAQRRERHNRMERDRRRRIRICCDELNLLVPFCTVDTDKATTLQWTTAFLKYIRERHGDSLKQEFESVFCGKTGRRLKIARSDSFVTCPVQENTHGYGDQVV comes from the exons ATGTCAGGATCAGCCCCAGAGGAGCCTCAGACCTCCATTCCTCAAAGCACAGCTAGTGTTCCTGATCCTGCTCCGGTTGCTGTTGGACCTGGAGGCTCAAGTGAAGTTTCCTTTGGTGAGCAAAATCTTAGCTTCACCACCACGGACGTCAGCCTGGTGGAGATGATGGAAATTGAGTATACGCAGCTGCAGCACATACTTTACTCACATACGGAGGCACAAGCTAGTGAAGGTGAAGTGGAAGCTAGGCTCAATTCTTTCTCCTCGCCTGGTAAttctgcagaccccccccccctgCACCAGACCTCACTGTACACCAGTCAGGAGGGGTGTTCATCAAACTGCTCTAGGAACCAGTTGGTTTACCCAGTTACCTGTCAGTCAGGGTTACCTTCTGACAGCAGTTCGCTAAGTTCAAACCCACATTTGGGCTACACTGACTTTCAGGAGCTCAGAATGATGTTACTTAGCGAGTCCAACCTCCCTTTGAACCAAACAGATAAAACACCTAACAGTAGCTCTGTAGAAGTCCCAGGATGCAGTTTAGTAAAAGTTAAATATGGTGAAAATTTTGCTGGGATgaataaagaaaacatacttGTTGAAAATTCGGCACTGGCACCAGAGCCTAGATCTAAATCTGCAGTCAGAGTTCGGTTGGAAGACAGATTCAACAGCATCCAGACAGAGAACCCCAGATGTCAAGAACCCCAAGAATCTGGAGTAACTCTTAACAA tttagTAACGTTGATTCGACAGCCATCAGAACTGATAGGTGTTCCTCTTCATCAGCAAGAAAACAAGTGTGCTGCATTAGGGAAAAATAAGCCTGCACCTGCCCCGCCTTCTTTACAGTTCACATACCCGTTATTTACTATGAATGCATGTTCTACTGCTGGAAGTGCTAATCCTTCACAAGCACAGGTAGATAAT ACCTCCGGAACGTCTTGCACTGTTTTGGAAGCTGCCAAACATCAAGACCTTGGGATACCCAGGACATTGTCCTTCTGTTATCAGGAAATTGAATCCACAAAACAGACAGTAGATGTTATGAATAAAGCTTTGCCTGAGGAAGTTTGGATTAAAGTTGGAG aAGATACCTTATGCAAGAAAGCGATAAACAGAAGAAGTTGCAGCCGAATAAGCCCATTGGATCCAAACACAGATCGCAAACCTCTTGGTGAAATTCAAAATATGCGTGATGATAGCCAGAGTACTGCATCTGCCCAGGGTCGCTGGCAGTCAGCACAGTCAAATTCAAGTATGCAGGTGCAAAGTGGTACACAGGATGGAATCGCTCAGCGAAGAGAAAGACATAACCGCATGGAGAGAGACAGAAG GCGCAGAATCCGGATTTGTTGTGATGAGCTGAATCTTCTGGTTCCATTCTGTACTGTTGATACTGATAAGGCAACAACTTTACAATGGACAACTGCGTTTCTGAAGTACATTCGGGAAAGGCATGGTGATTCTCTGAAACAG gAATTTGAGAGTGTGTTCTGTGGTAAAACAGGCAGGAGACTAAAAATAGCAAGATCAGACTCATTTGTAACATGCCCAGTGCAGGAAAACACGCATGGCTATGGAGACCAAGTAGTCTGA
- the TCFL5 gene encoding transcription factor-like 5 protein isoform X2: MSGSAPEEPQTSIPQSTASVPDPAPVAVGPGGSSEVSFGEQNLSFTTTDVSLVEMMEIEYTQLQHILYSHTEAQASEGEVEARLNSFSSPGNSADPPPLHQTSLYTSQEGCSSNCSRNQLVYPVTCQSGLPSDSSSLSSNPHLGYTDFQELRMMLLSESNLPLNQTDKTPNSSSVEVPGCSLVKVKYGENFAGMNKENILVENSALAPEPRSKSAVRVRLEDRFNSIQTENPRCQEPQESGVTLNNLVTLIRQPSELIGVPLHQQENKCAALGKNKPAPAPPSLQFTYPLFTMNACSTAGSANPSQAQVDNTSGTSCTVLEAAKHQDLGIPRTLSFCYQEIESTKQTVDVMNKALPEEVWIKVGDTLCKKAINRRSCSRISPLDPNTDRKPLGEIQNMRDDSQSTASAQGRWQSAQSNSSMQVQSGTQDGIAQRRERHNRMERDRRRRIRICCDELNLLVPFCTVDTDKATTLQWTTAFLKYIRERHGDSLKQEFESVFCGKTGRRLKIARSDSFVTCPVQENTHGYGDQVV, from the exons ATGTCAGGATCAGCCCCAGAGGAGCCTCAGACCTCCATTCCTCAAAGCACAGCTAGTGTTCCTGATCCTGCTCCGGTTGCTGTTGGACCTGGAGGCTCAAGTGAAGTTTCCTTTGGTGAGCAAAATCTTAGCTTCACCACCACGGACGTCAGCCTGGTGGAGATGATGGAAATTGAGTATACGCAGCTGCAGCACATACTTTACTCACATACGGAGGCACAAGCTAGTGAAGGTGAAGTGGAAGCTAGGCTCAATTCTTTCTCCTCGCCTGGTAAttctgcagaccccccccccctgCACCAGACCTCACTGTACACCAGTCAGGAGGGGTGTTCATCAAACTGCTCTAGGAACCAGTTGGTTTACCCAGTTACCTGTCAGTCAGGGTTACCTTCTGACAGCAGTTCGCTAAGTTCAAACCCACATTTGGGCTACACTGACTTTCAGGAGCTCAGAATGATGTTACTTAGCGAGTCCAACCTCCCTTTGAACCAAACAGATAAAACACCTAACAGTAGCTCTGTAGAAGTCCCAGGATGCAGTTTAGTAAAAGTTAAATATGGTGAAAATTTTGCTGGGATgaataaagaaaacatacttGTTGAAAATTCGGCACTGGCACCAGAGCCTAGATCTAAATCTGCAGTCAGAGTTCGGTTGGAAGACAGATTCAACAGCATCCAGACAGAGAACCCCAGATGTCAAGAACCCCAAGAATCTGGAGTAACTCTTAACAA tttagTAACGTTGATTCGACAGCCATCAGAACTGATAGGTGTTCCTCTTCATCAGCAAGAAAACAAGTGTGCTGCATTAGGGAAAAATAAGCCTGCACCTGCCCCGCCTTCTTTACAGTTCACATACCCGTTATTTACTATGAATGCATGTTCTACTGCTGGAAGTGCTAATCCTTCACAAGCACAGGTAGATAAT ACCTCCGGAACGTCTTGCACTGTTTTGGAAGCTGCCAAACATCAAGACCTTGGGATACCCAGGACATTGTCCTTCTGTTATCAGGAAATTGAATCCACAAAACAGACAGTAGATGTTATGAATAAAGCTTTGCCTGAGGAAGTTTGGATTAAAGTTGGAG ATACCTTATGCAAGAAAGCGATAAACAGAAGAAGTTGCAGCCGAATAAGCCCATTGGATCCAAACACAGATCGCAAACCTCTTGGTGAAATTCAAAATATGCGTGATGATAGCCAGAGTACTGCATCTGCCCAGGGTCGCTGGCAGTCAGCACAGTCAAATTCAAGTATGCAGGTGCAAAGTGGTACACAGGATGGAATCGCTCAGCGAAGAGAAAGACATAACCGCATGGAGAGAGACAGAAG GCGCAGAATCCGGATTTGTTGTGATGAGCTGAATCTTCTGGTTCCATTCTGTACTGTTGATACTGATAAGGCAACAACTTTACAATGGACAACTGCGTTTCTGAAGTACATTCGGGAAAGGCATGGTGATTCTCTGAAACAG gAATTTGAGAGTGTGTTCTGTGGTAAAACAGGCAGGAGACTAAAAATAGCAAGATCAGACTCATTTGTAACATGCCCAGTGCAGGAAAACACGCATGGCTATGGAGACCAAGTAGTCTGA
- the TCFL5 gene encoding transcription factor-like 5 protein isoform X3 codes for MSGSAPEEPQTSIPQSTASVPDPAPVAVGPGGSSEVSFGEQNLSFTTTDVSLVEMMEIEYTQLQHILYSHTEAQASEGEVEARLNSFSSPGNSADPPPLHQTSLYTSQEGCSSNCSRNQLVYPVTCQSGLPSDSSSLSSNPHLGYTDFQELRMMLLSESNLPLNQTDKTPNSSSVEVPGCSLVKVKYGENFAGMNKENILVENSALAPEPRSKSAVRVRLEDRFNSIQTENPRCQEPQESGVTLNNLVTLIRQPSELIGVPLHQQENKCAALGKNKPAPAPPSLQFTYPLFTMNACSTAGSANPSQAQTSGTSCTVLEAAKHQDLGIPRTLSFCYQEIESTKQTVDVMNKALPEEVWIKVGEDTLCKKAINRRSCSRISPLDPNTDRKPLGEIQNMRDDSQSTASAQGRWQSAQSNSSMQVQSGTQDGIAQRRERHNRMERDRRRRIRICCDELNLLVPFCTVDTDKATTLQWTTAFLKYIRERHGDSLKQEFESVFCGKTGRRLKIARSDSFVTCPVQENTHGYGDQVV; via the exons ATGTCAGGATCAGCCCCAGAGGAGCCTCAGACCTCCATTCCTCAAAGCACAGCTAGTGTTCCTGATCCTGCTCCGGTTGCTGTTGGACCTGGAGGCTCAAGTGAAGTTTCCTTTGGTGAGCAAAATCTTAGCTTCACCACCACGGACGTCAGCCTGGTGGAGATGATGGAAATTGAGTATACGCAGCTGCAGCACATACTTTACTCACATACGGAGGCACAAGCTAGTGAAGGTGAAGTGGAAGCTAGGCTCAATTCTTTCTCCTCGCCTGGTAAttctgcagaccccccccccctgCACCAGACCTCACTGTACACCAGTCAGGAGGGGTGTTCATCAAACTGCTCTAGGAACCAGTTGGTTTACCCAGTTACCTGTCAGTCAGGGTTACCTTCTGACAGCAGTTCGCTAAGTTCAAACCCACATTTGGGCTACACTGACTTTCAGGAGCTCAGAATGATGTTACTTAGCGAGTCCAACCTCCCTTTGAACCAAACAGATAAAACACCTAACAGTAGCTCTGTAGAAGTCCCAGGATGCAGTTTAGTAAAAGTTAAATATGGTGAAAATTTTGCTGGGATgaataaagaaaacatacttGTTGAAAATTCGGCACTGGCACCAGAGCCTAGATCTAAATCTGCAGTCAGAGTTCGGTTGGAAGACAGATTCAACAGCATCCAGACAGAGAACCCCAGATGTCAAGAACCCCAAGAATCTGGAGTAACTCTTAACAA tttagTAACGTTGATTCGACAGCCATCAGAACTGATAGGTGTTCCTCTTCATCAGCAAGAAAACAAGTGTGCTGCATTAGGGAAAAATAAGCCTGCACCTGCCCCGCCTTCTTTACAGTTCACATACCCGTTATTTACTATGAATGCATGTTCTACTGCTGGAAGTGCTAATCCTTCACAAGCACAG ACCTCCGGAACGTCTTGCACTGTTTTGGAAGCTGCCAAACATCAAGACCTTGGGATACCCAGGACATTGTCCTTCTGTTATCAGGAAATTGAATCCACAAAACAGACAGTAGATGTTATGAATAAAGCTTTGCCTGAGGAAGTTTGGATTAAAGTTGGAG aAGATACCTTATGCAAGAAAGCGATAAACAGAAGAAGTTGCAGCCGAATAAGCCCATTGGATCCAAACACAGATCGCAAACCTCTTGGTGAAATTCAAAATATGCGTGATGATAGCCAGAGTACTGCATCTGCCCAGGGTCGCTGGCAGTCAGCACAGTCAAATTCAAGTATGCAGGTGCAAAGTGGTACACAGGATGGAATCGCTCAGCGAAGAGAAAGACATAACCGCATGGAGAGAGACAGAAG GCGCAGAATCCGGATTTGTTGTGATGAGCTGAATCTTCTGGTTCCATTCTGTACTGTTGATACTGATAAGGCAACAACTTTACAATGGACAACTGCGTTTCTGAAGTACATTCGGGAAAGGCATGGTGATTCTCTGAAACAG gAATTTGAGAGTGTGTTCTGTGGTAAAACAGGCAGGAGACTAAAAATAGCAAGATCAGACTCATTTGTAACATGCCCAGTGCAGGAAAACACGCATGGCTATGGAGACCAAGTAGTCTGA